From Azospirillum sp. TSA2s, a single genomic window includes:
- a CDS encoding MFS transporter: MPDLPVQPLASAASAVRQPPVAASDGLPTPQRYWAMAAMTVALIMAVLDGVVANIALPTIQREFAVDAAGAIWVVNAYQLAVTVALFPLASLGDIIGYRKVYWFGLAVFTVASLACALSPNLPLLTAARVLQGIGGAGIMSVNLALVRHIYPSTHLGRGVGYNAMIVAVSSAAGPSLAALILSVASWPWLFAVNVPLGLAALAVAARSMPVSNPAGHRFDWLSAALNAATLGLLIVGFKGVDGSQPTWQVGVELAAALALGATLVRRELAQAAPLLPVDLLRRPVFALSVVTSVCSFAAQNIVFVAMPFFFEDVLHRSLAESGLLMTPWPLVVALVAPISGRLADRYEPTRLAAAGLALFATGLALMALLPPDPSTLDMVWRMALAGFGFGLFQTPNNKVLVSSAPKERSGGASGIQATGRLLGQTLGAATVGLVFTAIGKADGSVVVLWLGAGLCLVACLTGIFRRRPAAA, encoded by the coding sequence ATGCCAGATCTTCCCGTCCAGCCTCTCGCCTCCGCAGCATCCGCCGTTCGCCAGCCGCCCGTCGCGGCGTCGGACGGGCTGCCGACCCCGCAGCGCTATTGGGCGATGGCGGCGATGACCGTCGCGCTGATCATGGCGGTGCTGGACGGGGTGGTCGCAAACATCGCCCTGCCGACGATCCAGCGCGAGTTCGCGGTCGATGCCGCCGGTGCCATCTGGGTGGTCAACGCCTATCAGCTGGCGGTCACCGTCGCGCTGTTCCCGCTGGCCTCATTGGGCGACATCATCGGCTATCGCAAGGTCTACTGGTTCGGTCTGGCGGTCTTCACCGTGGCCTCGCTGGCCTGTGCACTGTCGCCGAACCTGCCGCTGCTGACCGCCGCCCGCGTGTTGCAGGGCATCGGCGGCGCCGGGATCATGAGCGTCAATCTGGCGCTGGTCCGCCACATCTACCCCTCCACCCATCTCGGGCGCGGCGTCGGCTACAACGCGATGATCGTCGCGGTGTCCTCGGCGGCGGGACCGAGCCTTGCGGCGCTGATCCTGTCGGTGGCCTCCTGGCCCTGGCTGTTCGCGGTCAATGTGCCGCTGGGGCTGGCGGCGCTGGCGGTGGCGGCGCGGTCGATGCCGGTTTCCAACCCGGCCGGGCACCGCTTCGACTGGCTGAGCGCGGCGCTGAACGCCGCCACGCTCGGCCTGCTGATCGTCGGCTTCAAGGGGGTGGACGGCAGCCAGCCCACTTGGCAGGTCGGGGTGGAACTGGCGGCGGCCCTGGCGCTCGGCGCGACGCTGGTGCGGCGCGAACTGGCGCAGGCCGCCCCCTTGCTGCCGGTGGATCTGCTGCGCCGGCCGGTCTTCGCCCTGTCGGTGGTGACCTCGGTCTGCTCCTTCGCGGCGCAGAACATCGTGTTCGTCGCCATGCCCTTCTTCTTCGAGGACGTGCTGCATCGGTCGCTGGCCGAATCGGGGCTGCTGATGACGCCCTGGCCGCTGGTGGTGGCGTTGGTCGCCCCGATCTCCGGCCGGCTGGCCGACCGTTACGAGCCGACGCGGCTGGCGGCGGCCGGGCTGGCGCTGTTCGCCACCGGCCTTGCCCTGATGGCGCTGCTGCCGCCCGATCCGTCGACGCTGGATATGGTGTGGCGGATGGCGCTTGCCGGCTTCGGCTTCGGCCTGTTCCAGACCCCGAACAACAAGGTGCTGGTCAGCAGCGCGCCGAAGGAGCGCAGCGGCGGTGCCAGCGGCATCCAGGCGACCGGTCGCCTGCTGGGCCAGACGCTGGGCGCCGCCACCGTCGGTCTGGTCTTCACCGCCATCGGCAAGGCGGACGGCAGCGTCGTGGTGCTGTGGCTGGGCGCCGGGCTGTGCCTCGTCGCCTGCCTGACCGGCATCTTCCGCCGCCGCCCGGCTGCCGCCTGA
- the cueR gene encoding Cu(I)-responsive transcriptional regulator gives MTIGDAAKASGVNAKLIRYYESIGLIPEAGRTASGYRVYSDRDVNVLRFVKRARTLGFGIERIQKLVGLWQDRSRCSSEVKRIAMQHIDELEAKIAELQAMRDTLHELADACHGDHRPDCPILKDLAS, from the coding sequence ATGACCATCGGCGACGCCGCCAAGGCCTCGGGCGTCAACGCCAAGCTGATCCGCTATTACGAATCCATCGGTTTGATTCCGGAGGCCGGGCGGACGGCGTCGGGCTATCGCGTCTACAGCGACCGCGACGTGAATGTGCTGCGCTTCGTCAAGCGGGCGCGGACGCTGGGCTTCGGGATCGAACGCATCCAGAAGCTGGTCGGGCTGTGGCAGGACCGCTCCCGCTGCAGTTCGGAGGTGAAGCGGATCGCCATGCAGCACATCGACGAGCTGGAGGCGAAGATCGCCGAGTTGCAGGCGATGCGCGACACGCTGCACGAGCTTGCCGACGCCTGCCACGGCGACCACCGCCCGGACTGCCCGATCTTGAAGGATTTGGCGTCGTGA
- a CDS encoding heavy metal translocating P-type ATPase translates to MTTTQHSISPTTAPVGAPAELDLGVSGMTCASCVRRVEKALGRVPGVTAVSVNLATERARLTFAGPPDVKAAADAVDAAGYHAEKREFDLSVTGMTCASCSGRVEKALSRLPGVDSASVNLATERAHVVAFAGSVDTADLIAAVEKVGYGAAPVGQGGEQAEEEARADRSRRELHHVLIAAALSLPLLAGMVGDLFGADWMLPGWVQLILASIVQFWLGARFYRAGWNAVRAGAGNMDLLVALGTSAAWGLSLYLMLTAHDGHEPHLYFEASSVLITFVLFGKWLEARAKGQTAAAIRALMDLRPATARLRRNGVETEMPVERVHVGDHVVVRPGERVPVDGRVVEGSGGVDESMLTGESLPVDKEPGARVTGGSINGDGLLVVETTAVGTETMLAQIVRMVEGAQASKAPIQRLVDRVSAVFVPAVLAVAALTLIGWWIVGGDLEVAIVTAVSVLVIACPCALGLATPTAIMVGTGVAARHGILIKDAEALERAHALTAVAFDKTGTLTEGKPRVTDLIPAEDTDGETLLRLAAALQAGSEHPLAHALRDRAKAAGMAAEAVTDFRALAGRGVSGTVAGRRLQLGNARAVEEAGLQPGPLAEPAEALAATGRTLSWLIELGETPHLLGLVAFGDTVKDSAITAVASLKAQGVEPVMVTGDGWGAARSVAAALGIERVFAEVLPGDKAAVVATLKGEGKVVGMVGDGINDAPALAAADVGIAMATGTDVAMHSAGVTLMRGDPRLVAGSIDVSRRTYSKIRQGLFWAFAYNVVGIPLAASGNLSPVLAGAAMALSSVSVVVNALTLRGWAPPKNGDA, encoded by the coding sequence GTCGGGGATGACCTGCGCCTCCTGCGTCCGCCGGGTGGAGAAGGCGCTGGGCCGGGTGCCGGGCGTCACCGCCGTCTCGGTCAATCTGGCGACGGAGCGGGCGCGCCTGACCTTCGCCGGTCCGCCGGACGTCAAGGCCGCGGCGGACGCGGTCGATGCCGCCGGCTACCATGCCGAGAAGCGGGAGTTCGACCTGTCGGTCACCGGCATGACCTGCGCCTCCTGTTCCGGCCGGGTGGAGAAGGCGCTGAGCCGGCTGCCGGGCGTCGATTCGGCTTCGGTCAATCTGGCGACCGAGCGCGCCCATGTCGTCGCCTTCGCCGGCAGCGTCGACACTGCCGATCTGATCGCGGCGGTGGAGAAGGTCGGCTATGGCGCCGCCCCCGTCGGCCAGGGCGGCGAACAGGCGGAGGAGGAGGCGCGGGCCGACCGCAGCCGGCGCGAGCTGCACCATGTGCTGATCGCCGCTGCTCTGTCGCTGCCGCTGCTGGCCGGCATGGTCGGCGACCTGTTCGGGGCGGACTGGATGCTGCCGGGCTGGGTCCAGCTGATCCTCGCCAGCATCGTGCAGTTCTGGCTCGGCGCCCGCTTCTACCGCGCCGGCTGGAACGCGGTGCGGGCAGGGGCCGGCAACATGGATTTGCTGGTGGCGCTCGGCACCTCGGCGGCCTGGGGGCTCAGCCTCTACCTGATGCTGACCGCGCATGACGGGCACGAGCCGCACCTCTATTTCGAAGCCTCCTCGGTCCTCATCACCTTCGTGCTGTTCGGCAAATGGCTGGAGGCGCGGGCCAAGGGCCAGACCGCGGCGGCGATCCGCGCGCTGATGGACCTGCGCCCCGCCACCGCCCGCCTGCGCCGCAACGGGGTGGAGACCGAGATGCCGGTGGAGCGTGTCCATGTCGGCGACCATGTGGTGGTCCGCCCCGGCGAGCGGGTGCCGGTCGACGGCCGGGTGGTCGAGGGCAGCGGCGGCGTCGACGAATCGATGCTGACCGGCGAGAGCCTGCCGGTCGACAAGGAGCCGGGCGCCCGCGTCACCGGCGGCTCGATCAACGGCGACGGCCTGCTGGTGGTGGAGACCACGGCAGTCGGCACCGAAACCATGCTGGCGCAGATCGTCCGCATGGTGGAGGGCGCCCAGGCGTCGAAGGCGCCGATCCAGCGGCTGGTCGACCGGGTCAGCGCGGTCTTCGTCCCGGCGGTGCTGGCGGTGGCGGCGCTGACGCTCATCGGCTGGTGGATCGTCGGCGGCGACCTGGAGGTGGCCATCGTCACCGCCGTTTCGGTTCTGGTCATCGCCTGCCCCTGCGCGCTCGGTCTGGCGACGCCGACCGCGATCATGGTCGGCACCGGCGTCGCCGCCCGCCACGGCATTCTCATCAAGGACGCCGAGGCGCTGGAGCGCGCCCATGCCCTGACCGCCGTCGCCTTCGACAAGACCGGCACGCTGACGGAGGGCAAGCCCCGCGTCACCGACCTGATCCCGGCCGAGGATACCGATGGCGAGACCCTGCTCCGCCTCGCCGCCGCGCTCCAGGCCGGCAGCGAGCATCCGCTCGCCCATGCGCTGCGCGACCGCGCCAAGGCGGCGGGCATGGCGGCGGAGGCGGTCACGGACTTCCGTGCTCTGGCCGGCCGTGGCGTTTCCGGCACGGTGGCGGGGCGCCGCCTGCAGCTCGGCAACGCCCGTGCGGTGGAAGAGGCCGGCCTGCAGCCGGGTCCGCTGGCCGAACCGGCCGAGGCGCTGGCGGCGACCGGCCGCACCCTGTCCTGGTTGATCGAACTCGGTGAGACGCCGCATCTGCTCGGCCTCGTCGCCTTCGGCGATACGGTGAAGGACAGCGCGATCACCGCCGTCGCCTCGTTGAAGGCGCAGGGGGTGGAGCCGGTGATGGTGACCGGTGACGGCTGGGGCGCCGCCCGCTCCGTCGCCGCGGCGCTGGGCATCGAGCGGGTGTTCGCCGAGGTGCTGCCCGGCGACAAGGCTGCCGTCGTCGCGACGCTGAAGGGGGAGGGCAAGGTCGTCGGCATGGTCGGCGACGGCATCAACGACGCGCCCGCCCTGGCCGCCGCCGATGTCGGCATCGCCATGGCGACCGGCACCGACGTGGCGATGCACAGCGCCGGCGTCACGCTGATGCGCGGCGATCCCAGGCTGGTCGCCGGCTCCATCGACGTGTCGCGCCGGACCTATTCGAAGATCCGCCAGGGGCTGTTCTGGGCCTTCGCCTACAATGTGGTCGGCATCCCGCTGGCGGCGTCGGGCAATCTCAGCCCGGTGCTGGCGGGGGCGGCGATGGCGCTCAGTTCGGTCAGCGTGGTGGTGAACGCCCTGACCCTGCGCGGCTGGGCTCCGCCGAAGAACGGAGACGCATGA